From the Coffea eugenioides isolate CCC68of chromosome 1, Ceug_1.0, whole genome shotgun sequence genome, the window TGATTAGCTTTAATACTTTCTAGATTACCAGTAAACAACAATTAGGGAATGGTAGAATAATGCAGCGTGAGGGCTGTTTATGGACTCGATCGTCTTAGATTAGATGCATAGTTGAAATACACATCACACAGCCTGAAATGCACCTTTCTTGTCTTTCTTTAGTTGGATTCTTGTAGCTTCTTTGCTTGGTAGTTGGTTCTATGACTCACCTACCGTCTTAGATATTTGTTGGGCTTACTTAGCTCCTGCACCCCCGGAGGGGTTGGTTGGTACTTGGTTGGGGACTCACTGCAAACAAATATGTTTCgaaattaaaaaattagctCTTAAAAAGTTAACTAATGATCCATTAATTAATGATTGCTACAGATTAAGTAATCCATTAATTAATGATTAATTCCAGAGATTAGGATCTGCTCTTACGGAATTTCTAAACAATAGGAATCAAAGTCACTAGGTTTGTATATGTGAATGTTAAATGGAGTTCAGACTACAAAGACAAACGAAGTGTAATTTATTTGGTAAGATTTTTTACTTGTAATTGAGATACGGCGAGTTCAAGTAAGTAAAAAAAGATACGTGAAGAATCactcttgattttctttctttttttaaaaaagaagaagaagaaaaaaatgttcTAGTTACAAATAGTTTTGTGCGAGGACCACCCTTTTATCTAGATTCATGTCTAGTTACAGTCATGTCATCCCAATCTTAGAAACGGGTTGCAAATAGCCCAGTAGGTTTCCATCTCTGTTTTATTTCCAACTCAAATATGGACATAACCGGAGGACCACCTTTGTGGCAAAAGACGGCAAAGGTCATGTCTGTCATGCAGAATTTTGTGCCTCACATTGGCGGTCCATTATCAGCATCTTAATTGTCTTTGGGTATCCCAATTCTGTCGCCAGAGTTATTTCCTGCCAGGCACTCATAGACCATGGCCCTCGTTTCATTTATATCGAACCTGTTGCTGTTGCTGAGCGTTCATGATTACGATAGGCAATGCAATTTGGTTGAAGCTCTCAACTCACAGTTTGCTTCACCGTACCCATCCCCAAACCACCctagtgaaaaatgaaaaatgaaaaatgaaaaatgaaaaatgataaGACAATAAGTTGTCTACAATCTGCCTGGACTAGATATTGAGGACAAAATCCACTATCAACGGATTCACATAGATGGCCAACAACTTCTTGATATTATAACAGATTTCGTTGAAAGTGCTTCCTCTCTCATTGTTAAGTTCAGAATTAAATTCAATTCTGATCTACAGATGTCACCAGTGACAATCACAAGTAAAGAGGACAATCTTCCTCTGTCATGTTACAAGTGCTTGAGCATGTATACAAACTAACTTGAACGAGAATTCTGATTGTCATCGTCGTCGAGAATAAGTTTGACTCCGTTGCTCTTGAGGGCATTTACAACAGACCAGACTTTCGTCCGATTCTTGAAACCTTTTTTCTCAATTTCCTTGTTCACATTGACATGGATTCCATTTCCCTGTCCTTGTTCAAGGCCTTCTACTCTAAGTCTCATTGCCAATACTTCTCCAACAGTTGATGCTGCCTTAGCATTGCAAGATCGACCGCATTCAAGCGTATTTTTGAGCGCATGTTCAACTGTTGATGCTGATGCGATTATGCGTCCACTGTTTCGGTCCACTACATTTGCAGTGACGTACTTCAGGGAAAAGAACAATCTTAAGACATACCTCTTCATAACAGTCATCACGTCGAGAAAAGCGACCTATTCAGAAGACGTACATTAGACATTACATTATAGGCTTCTAGCAGAGTGGACAAGCAAgaaaaatagcaaggaaaagatcCACTATCTTTATCTTTGATGTATGCAATTTTACAAAATGGCATGCCCAGAAGCAGTCTATTGTGAAGCATCAGAGAAAAATGGAACACTTCTCAGGTGCTGTTTATTGAAATCTTTAGTTCTTAAAAACAAGAGTTATGGCACTCATGTGAAAAGATAACTAACTTTGTTGTTCAGAAATGAGCAACTGATCAAGTGCTCTTCAGTGCTTACAACAAACAAAGGATTTCTAACATTTACACTTACAAGATGTAATTACAACAAATATTTTTGTTTCAAGAAAAATGTCATGAAGAGTGGGCCTAGAGAAATAACGGTAGACATCACAGGTTCTGATAGCCAACTGCAAATCCAACAGAACTCTGCACTATTTAA encodes:
- the LOC113776120 gene encoding uncharacterized protein LOC113776120, whose product is MTVMKRYVLRLFFSLKYVTANVVDRNSGRIIASASTVEHALKNTLECGRSCNAKAASTVGEVLAMRLRVEGLEQGQGNGIHVNVNKEIEKKGFKNRTKVWSVVNALKSNGVKLILDDDDNQNSRSS